cccctcattgactacagattatatagtaaaacttgagttcggcttagctataccttaaccaatcattttcctgaaatttaactaaccaatcctaacatattgtaacatgattatgtaaccaattatatcccaccaccttaattagtttacacccagcaaaattaattatacagcagacaggaacaatcacagaaccagacagagattatacagacaaacaatagcaaagtaggaactataatgacaaaacaatacagaagtgaggatttcacatcccagtattgataagtgagttcttgccagacaggatgctgtttcctttttacattttctaggcacttccctttctctggaggtgataggcattatcaggacaggattgtattcctaacagcccaatagcaccttctttcaatgtgactagtttggaatgtgaggatgtgacctgtcgcttcctagcttatggctgcctctgctgcttagccaaaggccttagcctaagcacagggcctcagactgtcacagtaagagaaggcccttacaccagcagacagtgattttgattctttcttttatacttctagaactagccaagtgataagaatacacctaaattcttagagtacaggcctttacagacaggcctgaatatctatatcctaacagaggtcaactagtccatcccactatgctgaggcaggaccaaatataaaTGGGGGTTTTCCCATTTTATTCATACTTCAAACATGTCCACTCATTTCCCAGTCTCTCCTCCTCATTAGCAATTTTATTGAAATTTGGACATAGGAGCAGCAGGGTGATACAGATGtctggatttctttctttctttctttcttcttcctccaCCCCAATCCCTCAGAACTGTACATGTTTGTGTTACACTTTGtatcaaaacaaagggagcctaCCTCTGCTCCTTTTAGTGGTATCACTCTGTTCATATTCTAGGAATGGCAGTCAAACTCTGTAAAACGGACACATCCCAGTtagttgctttttatttatttattcatttttagttTTTCTACACTGTGCATCTTACAGTGCTAAGTCACCTCTCAAAACACTGTGTCAGATTCAGCAAGGTGGATGTggagtgtgtgcacatgcactTTACATGCTTCTACACCAGCTAAACTCATGAAGATTAAACTGGGGTTGGCCAGCCGACCAATTGACCACTCAGTTGATTGCCTATTATTTGACTACAGTCAAATATTCCAGCAAGAATTCCCTGATATAGGTGGCAGCCTATTTTTCTGATTGGCTCATGGTgccattctttcatttttttagcACTTCATTTCCTTgtgtttcacatttttctgagttattttaactcagTTAAATAACTTGGTTTTTCTGACTGAGCATAAGTACCTATCTGAGGATTAGCCTTTATGGAGACAATATAGCcttactcttttttttcttaCTGTTCTAATAAATTAGTGCTTTAATATATCTGACCATTTTTGACATTATTTGACAATATTTGACTCATCAATTGACCAGTTATTTTTGGATCAGTCAAATACCCAACCTTACATTAATGATATTTCTGCCTCCACCCTctcagggtatgcctacactgctcTGTAAACACAGGCTCAGACTCAGGTTGGagcccagaccctcccccccaaatctgacttgggtcagcaagcactcaggactgGGTCATAGGACCAACCTGGGTCCTGCTGAAATTCAGATCCAAACCCtgttattttgcagtgtggacacagctcaacCTAGTTCTGAGTCAGAAGGTTTGCATAGTTCACTATGGATGTATTATCATGGTTGTGTGACTCGACTctagcaattgtaaacccaggtttacaatgcagtgtgagtGCTCAAGTGTGGATTTCGACACACACAGTCCACAACTGTGGGTCCCACAGAGCTAGGTTTAGAGTGTAGTGTTGACATTCCCTAACATTCCATAGGGGTCAGCTATAATGAGAAAAGTCCAAAGATAACAAGAAAATACAGCCCAggtggaattgtgggatagcacTGGAGAACTAGCAGTGCCTGGGTTTGATTAGGGTGCATTCTCCCTGCAAAGTGTGGGTTGCCAGCCCAGGCTAAAGCAAACATGACCGCAAGCCTCTACCCACATCTGTGCCTGCTAGTTTGAGCGTCAAGCACCCTCAAGCCCAGGTTAGAGGTCTTTCCATGTGAATGGAGAAAGGTTTAGGGGCTATACCCTGGCTAGGCTCAGCTAATTCTGGTAAAAACATGCCTTTTAAGGGCTTGCCTTCACTGCAGGGTTAATCCAAAGTATTGCTCCTAGCTTGagtcctgctccctccccacacatcctTCACTCAAGAGTGATGGTGTTTTTAACTCAAGTTGGTTGGCCTGTGGAGGGATGTGGGCTGCAGCTGACAAGTTGTGCTGACTTGAGCTGTTATTTTGCAGTGTCGCAAGGGTAACTTGAGTGAAGGCATTGCATAAGATTCAGGGTGACACATGTGAAGCCATGCTAGCTGGCTGTGTTGTAACTTAGGCTGACTCCTTGCTACAAAATAGCCAGCTAACACTGCTTCAGCCATGTCAGTCTGTGTCTTAACATGATTGAAAAGCCACCTTAATACTTAAATCGATTAAgctaagaaaatggaaaaaattgtaCCCTTTCCCTTTCAATACATAGTCTGAAGGTATTCTTGGCTAATTACTTATAAATAGAAAACCATAAATGTGAGTTTTGTGTAACAgagggctttttttgttttcaaagcatGAAACAAATGTCTTTTTTGCAGACACGCTTGTAAACGGGACCATGGAAATACGTGagtaaaatatttcattaacatTGGTTAAATGTCTTCTAAATGTGGATCACTTACAGGAGTCTAAACTAAACAGCTAAATTAGTGATATATATTGCTACAGTAGAAGTGGGAGGGCTTCTTAGAATAAATGCGCTTCAACACAGATGTTTAAATCGCTCTTAACATCCTTATGACATGTCGCCACATGTCAACTACATTGATCAGTATAAGTAGTTACCAGGCCTAAATTATCTGGATGAGCTAATAGGGATTTAAATGCAGATAATTGGTCCCTTGTGAGTGAAATGATACAACGCAGGAGCaggaactatttaaaaaaaatctcaaggaTCTTGAACCTGTAAAGCTGTTTGTTAATTAAGTGAGAAAAAATTATACCAAAATTAATTAGGAGAATCATTTAATTCTCCTTCTCTGTGGAGGAGAATGTTGACTTGTGTTCACAAGTAATTATTTGAATTAGAATGGTATCAAGAACTTTCTATTTTGAGTATTACAAGAGAAACAGATAAGGAAGGTGCTGGTATGGAATAAGAATGAACTAACCTCCTATTAGATACAGTTTACAGTACCTGTTTACTTTCAGCACTTTTGGGATTTGAATGCATCTAAATTGTTCTGATTCTTTCATAATGTAAAATTTCCCATTAGCGTTTTTTAAAACAAGCCTTCTGTTTTTAAGGGCATTTCATATTGTTTAAATACAGCAAACTTGTCATAATGTCTAATTTTCATATAGATCTTATCTACAATGAAATAAGTTCATTTCatagatttgttttttaatttgacaaaacaaaaaaaatattaatatttgtttCTTTCTTCCAGCAAATAAAGCTGCTGAATTTCCAAATCCCACTTACCCTCCAGCTTATGCAGGAAATCAAGTTCCTCATGGATATCCTCAGTACGCACCTCAAATTTTCCAAAGTAAGTTATTTGATTATGATATGACGTACAAATTAACTGATCTGTTTTGTCCCCAGAAAAAATAGTTTGGGTTCCAAAATGGCAGCCACCTGTGAACTAATTCCCCTGCTATTAATTTTCCAGGATGAAATCTTTAGACTTGTAGGAAAGATTGGTTGTTCTTTCCTTTATTTGGTATTACTGTGGTAACATGCTACCTATAAAGGAAAATTTAAATAGTCAGAAAATCTCCTGTCTGCAGGAAAACCCTGTAGGGGCGAAGGCAGGGAAGCTGGTGCAGTTGCAGAAGTAGCTCATGCATGGCAGCTCTTTGCTTTTGAACTCTACATCTCAGTCAATagtgtcttttaaaataaaaatattttactaatTTTCTCTAGCAATTTAGAACTGGAGTTAAAACTGGAGACGGTATAGTCTTCATCTCTGTTACTGTTTCTGTCTTACCTGCCTCCTATCTGAATACCCTCATGATTTTTCCCACTTTGTTGCCCCTTCTTCCACACTGTCACAGAACCTTAAAACTTGTTATCTCTCCCTCTTTGCTGAGTGACCTCCCTCTCTACAGTCAAGCCTTTCCTCCAGAACACACCACTTCAAATAACCCTTTAAGTAATAATTTGCTGAAATATGAatgtttgacatttttatttagattttttaaatgtaagaaagCCTCTGACTTGAACCTTCACACTCAGTGATATCGTGTATGTCTTAAGTATTGAGTTATATTTGTCCTGTATTGGCTTGTCTTGCTTGTCTTTTGGATTTTATACACTTTGTGGCAGAGCAACCGTACTCTCACATTCTGTTAACAATGTCAGTACTTGGCAAATAATAATGATTATGCATTGTGGAGACTGAAAAAAGTTTGTTCTTTTCAGAACAAGAAAGATTAAATTCTGAGCTCAAGGTAGTTTGCACTTTCACTGTTTGAGCCTGATATTAAGTACAAACACACGTTGTCATAGTCACACTAGCTAAGAATCTTCTCTGTAGACTGTAATTATTTGCTATTCGCTGTAGTGTAATCCAGTTTCACTGGAAAAGATGCCCTTTTCAAGTCCTATAAAAAGCTGTGCAAAACATTTGGGTGGACCAGCCATTACTAAGGCTGTGTTTGTGGTAATATTTCTTGCAAATGCTAGAATGCGTGAATAACTGCATGAACATTCTTTATAGTTTCGGTATAAAGCTTGCTTCATTGTAGAGGAGGAAGCTTAAACTTTTTACTTTCTGTAGGTGGAGAAACTTGTACCAGCTTGATGTTGAATTCATGCTAAATTTGAATCTTCTTTAGTTCTTACATATAACTTCCATGAACATTGTACACATTTGTTCAATTTTATCTTTATAAATAAATTTTATATACTACCAGCACTGCTATAGATAACACATTCCTCTGGTAGTGTAGAATTCATATTACAGATACAGAGagatcttaggtttcagagtagcagccgtgttagtctgtatccgcaaaaagaaaaggagtacttgtggcaccttagagactaacaaatttatttgagcgtaagctttcgtgagctacagctcacttcatcggatgccttcagtggaaaatactcaATGcactccccactgtattttccactgaaggcatccgatgaagtgagctgtagctcacgaaagcttatgctcaaataaatttgttagtctctaaggtgccacaagtcctcctcttttttttagAGAGATCTTAATCCATGAACATAAATATATACTGTGTGCGCCATCTAGTGGGCCTATCACAATGTTAAGTGTTTAAACAGCATGACTTGAATCTGATTGTATACTGAGTTCTGTGTGGGCAAATAAAGTAAATGGGAGATAGTTCATTTAATATAGCTAAAATCAATATGCAGTTATTTATTTCTGTGTATGCATTTACAGTATGACAAACTTCTTGACACTCTTTATTTAgacaaaattaattaaatatatagAGTATAGTACGTGCTTGAAAGCTGCAGACTGACTTTTCTAGAGACACACTATCTCTAAAATAAGTGAAAATAAGTAACTATAGAAAatctttttctaaaagttctCAAATTGCTATTCACAACATGGCAGTCTTACAGTCATTTATCAAATACTTTTCCATGTTCAAATATACTCTATTTTCATTTGCTGTATATTACTTTTAAATTGTAATGATGAGATCAAATGAGCAgcttcatttttattacatttaatttgTAGATTATTTATAGGTATCTTACTATATGAAATTTGTATATGTGGGAGAGGGGTTTCTTTTCATATTAGTGTGAAGGGTGTAAAATATCTGGTTCCAGATATTTTGTcttattataataaaaatatctaTATCTTTTGTAGCACTTTACATCAGTAGATGTCAAACTgttttacaaagaaggtcagtatcatccccattttactgatggggaacctaaagcacagggaggtgaagtgacttgcctaaggtcacccaggcAGGCCagttgttgtaccaataaattaaaaaccagcaggatcttattaaagggaaaaaggcaaaataccaaatttattgtgaatacagaaagaatcatagtaagcagttagttatagctataacattccattcaatctcatatttcttcacacattcattcatatacacacacacacacacacacaggttctgcaaggttgttatcatagttaccagccttagagttgctcatgccaagccactggccaggtggcctggacatgaggagggagcagggccttgtcagatgctcatctgatgctcctggaagttggtttgcagaatcagaccccaaagttctcacttttttagagtctatttttataggaatttcttcctatgccagtctatgggaattgcttcatcatgctgttgctgaattaatcagcagatagcacattcctgacggctccgtgctgctagatgttatcttgttctttggttctcccattcttgaggctgttgggtggattccagtctgccctccggggtcctctggttatttccacttgacgccttcttcagccgatggacactggattcttaggctggcacctccctgatcattcagttcttatccacaccaagcatccatccacatccatcctctatctctattttaatcacagttgttaatacaacaaaagggcggggagtctctgggtgctgtgtctgttgttagagtattgctttgagtctctctctgtgaattgctttgagaacagactctgtcttagaatgtactaacgcaattagcagcttgcaagtttcacatacagagggagagaaacagtaccaaaaaccaagagacctcttaattagtaataccctggaatttaaactatggggaatcaaactcatttgtgattttaatacagaacttctttaatatgatccaacacagtggcagagctgggaatagaagctaGGTCTGTTGAGTCCCTGTCAGTGTTCTGTCCTCCGGTGGCTTCCCTGTAAGTCCTGTTTACTCTATGACCTTGTCTACACGTAAGTTATATTGCTTTAAGTATACCAATATAGTTGAAGCCATACAATAACTCTTGTAcagatgtagttataccgatacAGGTTGTTGCTGTGCTggaagacagggagagagagaagcaacttTTTAGAAAGGAGAGAGAGTAGTGACTTGTCTATGCTGCAGACAGCCAGAAGGAAGACAGGGAGAGGGGAGCTACTGTGTCAGTCAAAGAGCCACAAAAAAATAGTTAAGCAGTGTCTTCGACATTACTGTGAAGTTTGAGCCCTGGAGTTGCAGTGGTAAATAATGACCTGTTGATGTGATTCATTATCATGATGTGAAAGTTACAACAGAGTGATGGCATCAGTTTGCAGCTTTGTGATTCCTGGCTACTCACTTTGCTGTTGTAGTGGCTCTCCAGCTTTCAGAGTTTGAGGATCACTGGACTGAATTATGGGTGAGCTTGGAAGTATTAGATTTGTATTATTAAACATCAATTTTACCCTATGCACACAAACTgatgacaaaatatttccatctataaTAATAGAAATGTGCAGATAGGCAGAATAAGAAAAATGCTCCTTAAGAACTTattggagtttgatttaaggatgtttactctgtatattttgacatgagtTTTTCAAtttatgttttaatggttataaagctttaacttttgaatctcaacaaTTACTGTCGTTTAACTAAGTGTCTAACCTCCCCATAACTTCCCACAACTGccaaaaatttaaatagataaaaataaaaaaagcttacaacccataattttgcacaactgtgaaaatgtaaattattaataattgaaaaatgcttaaaataaatgtcaatattgttgaaattataaaataagttgatttctgccaagcctaattatgtAATGTAGTTTCAGTATGAGACTCTCAATAGTTAAAAATGCTAGAACTTCAGAAGTGTATTTGTTGGTGTGTTGAAACTATGTTTTTAATATCTAATTTTTCagaattgtgtgtgttttgtttctcttcccacAAACTAGATGCTCCAGAACAAGCTAATTATGCCTTCCAGGGTTACCCAGCAGGAGCTCCATATGGACCTGGGGTCCCTCCAGTCCAAAATCAGCCTTCTGGGACCAGTGGGGCAGCTTGGATGCCAGCACCTCCTCCCACTCTCAACTGTTCACCCGGATTAGAATACCTAAGTCAGGTACCTATATTCTTCTCCGTTTTAAACTTCCATGAAAATACAAAGCTAATAGATACCTGTGCATTTAAGTACCTTTTTATCTACTTTGGGAAATCAAGTGGCTTACATGATTGGTATTGGGGATACAGAGCCATTTACATTTAGGTCAGAGGTTAAAAATCTATCTCAGGACCATCATAATTGAAGCATATTACCATTTTATGGCTGCTCAGTGGCCCATTTTGAAAAAGTACTGTCAGTCCCCGTTTTACAGAGGCAAGGTggctgagataatatcttttattggaccgacttctattggggagagagagacaagcgttacctcacccaccttgtctctctaatatcctgggaccaacacggctgcaacaacactgcatagttCCAGTTTTAGCAGACAAGTGTCCACCATTAATTGACACCCAATTTGGCAATTTTAGCCAAGAATTTAAGATTAAATGAGAACGGGTATTGTTCTATTGTACATTGTTGTATCAGAAATAGTGACCCTAGGTAAGGGTAGTATGGTGTGGCAAAAGCTTATATGACCGTATGGTCATCAGTAGCACATCAGACGTCATGACTTTCAATGTGGTGCTCTTTCTGAGCGCTAGTATTCATTCCCCTTCTCCACCTCCAAGTATATTCAATTAGATGTAGTGCACAACAGAGCAGCTCGCAAAATTGGAATGTTAGTGTTTGAATGATCTCTTTGATCAtctatgtgtgtgagagagagaccatTTCTAAAGCACAATTAATGTAGATGATCTAATGTTAAAATTATGAATTGATCCATAATTTTGTGTCCTGAAAtctaatttttgaaaaataaaaaccgACATAGttgtagattttatttttgaaatttaaTTATAACTTTTATTTATTAACTTCTATTCTAAACTGTTTTTTACCACTGTAACAGATTGACCAGATATTAGTTCATCAGCAGATTGAGCTTCTGGAAGGTGTGTACCTTGCTATACTGCTAAATGGAAGATCATTATGCTGGAGATATTTTAAATGACTTTGGTCCTATATCAAGTAATTATACATGACTGTTAAACACCAGTCATATTTAATGATAGAAATTCTTCATTTATTCATTGCCTTTTAAAGATGGGGTCTTTATTGATTcgttttttgtcttttatgtcttaaattatattttaagttTGAGATACTGAAAGTAACCAATATTTTAAGAATCAGTGTCACCCCCTCTCGCCTCTCCAAAATGTACTATGGTAGAGAATTAATTAatgtgaacttttaaaaaaatacaaattgaaataTAAAAAAGCGACAATTTCTAATTTAAAAGTATAACCTTTACATCTAATCTCACTCATTCATGTGATTTCAAACTATCATTTTTACAGATCTCCTTCGCTACATCTGACCTGTCTAATTCAATCTAATCCTATAACTCGGCCtatctctctgacatctcctcttGGAAGTCTTGCTGCTAGCTAACTGATCTTTTCTCCCAAATCCCTTCCACTCTGCTTGTTCTTTGCCATGTTTGGCAACATCATGATCCTGATGTTACTCAGGCCCTTAATATTGATGATGTTGTTGACACCTTCTCTCTTACCCTCTACAACTAGGCTACACCCAAATCTTGCTGCTTTTTCATCCCATAACATTTCTAAGATCcatctgttgttgttgttcaggTCCTCATCATTTCCTATCTCAATTATTGTAACCACCTACTCATTGGCCTCCCTTCCACACACGTTTTCCCCCTCCAGTCCATTCAAATCACATCTGCTAAAATAATCTTGCTGGTTTACACTCTGACAGTATTGTGCTACTTTCCAGATCCCTCCGCTGGCTCCAGCTGTTTCACATCAACTTAAAGCTTCTTTTTCTTATTGTCAGGGCCTTTCACAACTCTACCCCTCCCTAGCTGtctacttttgttttttattgcatTCCTCCCCACTGCCACATCCACTGTGACAGTGGTGCCTGTTTTGTCTGCTCATTTGTCACTTCTCACACAAACACCTCTGTTGCATCTCACCCATGGAACACCCTTTCTGAACTGATCATAAGGCCTTCTCCATCCTGAGATACCGTAAGTCTCAGCTGTGCTATAATATCTAAAAGAACTCACCGTTCACATTAATTAGTTTTGAAGGGCAAATGGGAATAGTTAGCAACTTATTCATAATGAAAAAACAATACAATAAAATTAATACATTGCAAATATGTATGTATCCCTTATATGATTCCCTCACCGCAATATGTTAGTAATCTtattagattgtaagatcttcagggaaAGTGACATGTTTTCCTATGTGTTTATGTAGGGATTAGTACAGTGGGTTCCTGaccctgattggggcctctgctatttctattaatatttttatttagtgtATCAACTGAATAGCTTTTTAATGTTGTTAATTTTCAGTTCTTACTGGTTTTGAAACTAACAACAAATATGAAATCAAAAACAGCTTGGGGCAAAGAGTATATTTTGCAGCAGAGGAAAATGACTGTTGTACTCGAAATTGTTGTGGACCATCACGACCTTTCACCATTAGGATCATTGACAATATGGGTCAAGAAGTGATAACACTGCAGAGACCTCTCAGATGCTCTGCATGTTGTTGTCCTTGCTGCTTGCAAGAGGTGAGATATTCCTTTCTCTTTCCTGCACCTTTAAAAGTTTTCAGAGATTTTCTTTTGTGTCAAGAGGTCAGGTGGGACAAGGTTAACTTCATCTGTAATTTTGTGGggatctgtgatttttttttttgtttgtttgttcgtttttgTTCTTTGAGGGTTTTTGAAAATTTCTTTCATGACTTTTGTCTCCTGTTTGATGGAATTTCTTGACATTTTGCTATGGGCTTAATGCTGTGTATCCTTCCTTTCGGGAAGTGACATAAATTCCTCAAGACAACAGTGGCTTCCCTGAAAAATGGGTGTTCAACACTTTTTTAGGACTGGACCCTAATGAGGAACCAACTTAATtcaaaattttgattattataagTGAATTTAGCTTTCTGAATATTGATAATAAGTAAAGGAGGACAAAAAGGTACCAGGTTCATGAACCTTTGACCTGACCCTCATTGTAGGAATCTGATACTACTAATTGAATCATGTATAGTTGTTGCCTGatccttttttaatgattaataACAATTGTACTGATTGCCAGTTGATACTGATTTAATGAGCTGGAGATAATAGGGTTCTCATCCCAGAATTAGGCTCCACAGAATTAAAACTAACAAGTTCAGTATCTTGTAGGGAACCCCAGGATGTATGGCAAAGCACACTGAAGGCAAAGCAAAGCCTTAgccacttttattaaaacaatcCGTAAAGACAAGAAAGCTCCAAACCACATACACAAGTAGTAGTAACACATTATTAGGGATATCTTTGGTATCATTCCCTGCATTTGCTCATGTACATCCTTCATATATAGTCTCATCCTTCCTTGGGAACCTTGTGGTGAGAGACAAAGGATCAGCCCTGTCCCTGGCATGCCAAATGAATTTGATGATCCAGAACCCCAAAGGTTGGTGATTGACCCTTCAGCTCTTCGCTGTTATCGGTGATGGAAAGCTTACCCCAGCTACATGGTGGCTTAGTTATTATATCGTCTGGGCACTGTCATGAATATTCATTCAGATGCCCAGTCTTCCATGTCCAAATCTAACTTCCTTACCGTCCTAATATTGGGGTCCCTAATCATATAGGTTAACATATTAATGCCTTCTAACTCATTATCATATATGTCACCTATTGCTAAAGCAGGTTTGTGGTTAAACATCTACCAATGATTCTATCCTAAAATACCTAATCCCAGTATCAATTCAGTGTTCCTGTGGTTGCCTGGTATCATTATGTACCAGCTCCTTCTCTTGAGCAAGCtattcccagttccccaaaaTCTAGGGTAACTGTTGGGCCATTTTATCTATGCTAAGGGTCATGGACCTGTGACCAGGTGCCTGGGATAGACCACAA
Above is a window of Natator depressus isolate rNatDep1 chromosome 9, rNatDep2.hap1, whole genome shotgun sequence DNA encoding:
- the LOC141993421 gene encoding phospholipid scramblase 1-like, which gives rise to MEIPNKAAEFPNPTYPPAYAGNQVPHGYPQYAPQIFQNAPEQANYAFQGYPAGAPYGPGVPPVQNQPSGTSGAAWMPAPPPTLNCSPGLEYLSQIDQILVHQQIELLEVLTGFETNNKYEIKNSLGQRVYFAAEENDCCTRNCCGPSRPFTIRIIDNMGQEVITLQRPLRCSACCCPCCLQELEVQAPPGTPVGYIKQNWHPCLPKFTIQNEAKIDVFKIIGPCVVCSCCEDVNFEVKSMDESSVVGRISKQWSGFVREAFTDADNFGIQFPLDLDVKMKAVMIGACFLIDFMFFEQTGNKNQRAGVWQ